A single Paenibacillus sp. FSL R5-0517 DNA region contains:
- the gntK gene encoding gluconokinase, translating into MNNYMIGIDIGTTSTKSVLFTEQGSVISTSTQEYPLYTPAPDVAEQDPEEIVQAALRSVRGVMDQSGVAAEQILFVSCSSAMHSVIAMGQDNMPLTRCITWADNRSAAWSAQLQENGLGHPIYLRTGTPIHPMSPLTKLMWLRHDEPELFELTAKFISIKEYLFFRLFGQYVVDHSIASCTGLLNLEQLDWDAEALEIAGITPDHLSKLVPTTHILEGMNYESAEKMALSPSTPFVIGASDGVLSNLGVNAIEPGVVAATIGTSGAIRTVVDRPVTDPKGRTFCYALTENLWVIGGPVNNGGMLFRWVRDEFAASEVETAKRLGINSYDVLTKIAERVRPGSEGLLFHPYLSGERAPLWNPDARGSFFGLTLHHQKEHMIRAVLEGVIFNLYTVLLAMEEQIGQPTSIQATGGFARSPLWRQMMSDIFNQEVVVPESFESSCLGAVVLGLYATGRIKSLHAVSSMVGTTHRHTPVKENAAIYQELLPIFIRISRKLEEEYADIAEFQRKMSISRL; encoded by the coding sequence GTATACCCCTGCACCCGATGTTGCCGAACAGGACCCTGAAGAGATTGTACAAGCGGCCCTCCGCTCTGTCCGTGGAGTCATGGATCAGAGCGGTGTTGCTGCCGAGCAGATCCTGTTTGTATCCTGCAGCTCGGCTATGCATAGTGTCATTGCCATGGGACAGGATAACATGCCCTTAACCCGTTGCATCACCTGGGCGGATAATCGAAGTGCCGCATGGTCTGCCCAGCTGCAAGAGAATGGATTGGGGCATCCCATCTATCTGCGCACAGGTACGCCTATCCATCCCATGTCACCACTGACCAAACTAATGTGGCTACGCCACGATGAACCTGAACTTTTCGAGCTCACAGCCAAATTTATTTCGATTAAAGAATATCTATTCTTCCGTCTATTCGGCCAATATGTCGTCGACCATTCCATCGCTTCCTGCACAGGCTTGCTCAATCTGGAACAATTGGACTGGGACGCGGAAGCCCTTGAGATTGCAGGCATTACACCAGACCATCTCTCGAAGCTTGTACCCACAACACATATATTAGAAGGAATGAATTACGAATCGGCTGAAAAAATGGCTCTCTCCCCCTCCACACCCTTCGTTATTGGCGCAAGTGACGGGGTTTTATCCAATCTCGGCGTAAACGCCATTGAACCTGGTGTAGTTGCAGCAACCATTGGAACCAGCGGTGCCATTCGTACCGTCGTGGACCGTCCTGTTACCGACCCAAAAGGTCGAACTTTCTGTTACGCCCTTACAGAGAATCTTTGGGTTATTGGTGGACCTGTGAATAACGGTGGCATGCTGTTTCGCTGGGTGCGGGATGAATTCGCCGCGTCTGAAGTGGAGACAGCGAAGCGACTTGGCATCAATTCCTATGATGTGCTGACCAAAATTGCCGAACGTGTCCGGCCAGGATCGGAAGGACTTCTGTTTCACCCCTACCTCTCGGGCGAACGTGCCCCATTGTGGAATCCGGATGCCCGTGGTTCCTTTTTTGGCTTAACACTCCATCATCAGAAAGAGCATATGATCCGTGCTGTCCTGGAAGGGGTTATTTTCAACCTATACACAGTACTGCTCGCCATGGAAGAACAGATTGGGCAGCCTACCTCCATTCAAGCCACCGGTGGGTTTGCACGCTCACCTCTCTGGCGTCAGATGATGTCTGATATCTTCAATCAGGAAGTGGTTGTGCCCGAGAGCTTCGAAAGTTCCTGTCTGGGTGCTGTCGTACTTGGTTTGTATGCTACAGGGCGGATCAAATCGCTTCATGCCGTCTCTTCCATGGTGGGTACAACACATCGACACACCCCTGTCAAAGAGAATGCTGCTATCTACCAAGAGCTGCTGCCCATCTTTATTCGGATCTCTCGCAAACTGGAAGAGGAATACGCAGATATCGCTGAATTCCAGCGTAAGATGTCCATTTCCCGTCTCTAA